The Deltaproteobacteria bacterium DNA window ATCTTCGTATTTCCCTCACCGATCGGTGCAATTTTCGTTGCGTCTATTGCATGCCTCCCGAGGGAATCAAGCTTCTTCCGCGCGCCGAAGTTTTAACCCTCGAGGAAATA harbors:
- a CDS encoding GTP 3',8-cyclase MoaA, with the protein product MTVLHDSYARHLTYLRISLTDRCNFRCVYCMPPEGIKLLPRAEVLTLEEI